CCGACTACCAGCGTTAGCCCAAGGTTGGGGGCACTGGGATAAGGTTGTGCATTTTCTGATGTTTCTGGTGCTCGGGCTCGTCCTGTCGGCGATTGCGGGGCGAATCAACAAGTTCGCCCCGTTACTGGTCTGGCCGATTCTCGCGGCGTACGGTTTGTTGGACGAAGCGACCCAGACGTTTGTGCCGGGCCGAAGTTGCGATGGTCTCGACTGGATGACCGACTGCGGCGGGGCCGCTGTCGGCGTCGGCA
This sequence is a window from Blastopirellula retiformator. Protein-coding genes within it:
- a CDS encoding VanZ family protein: MNRLIAARWYILAGVLWLSAFVATHWPGDRLPALAQGWGHWDKVVHFLMFLVLGLVLSAIAGRINKFAPLLVWPILAAYGLLDEATQTFVPGRSCDGLDWMTDCGGAAVGVGIYLIVSYYLNPEPADA